The DNA region AGGTCGAGGTAGCGGCTCGAGACGTGTACCGCGAGGATGCTGTCCCGGCGCCGCAGGTGCCGGGCGTACAACGTGAAGGCCTCGCGCGTCACCAGGTGTGCCGGCACGGCGTCGCCGCAGAACGCGTCGATGACCAGGATGTCGAACGCCGACCCGGGCGCGCGTTCGAGCGCGAGGCGGGCGTCGCCCTCGACCACCGACACCTCGGCGTGCGAGTCGCGCAGGTACCGGAATACTGGCGTCTCGGTGGTGGAGAGCTCGACGATGCGGCGGTCGATCTCGAAGAAGGTGAAGGCATCGCCGGGGCGACCGTACACGGCCAGCGTGCCGGTGCCGAGGCCGACGACGCCGACGCGCACCGGAGTGGCGGAGGCATGCACGGCGGCGAAGGCGCGACCGATGCCGCTGTCGTGGGCGTAATAGGCCATCGGCTCCCGCCTGCGCGCCTCGTCGAGGAACTGCTGCCCATGCAGCGTGGTGCCGTGCTGCAACAGGCGCACGCGGGCGCCCGAGGGGTGCACTTCGTCGCGCACGCGCACCGGACCGAAGAAGCTGCGGGAGGCGTGCACCACGTCGGCGCCACTGGTGAAGGTGGCCAGCACGAGGCCGGCGCCGACCATGCCGGCGACCCACGCGAGGGCCATCGCGATCGCGCGGTGGCGGGCCCCCGCCGGTCCCGGCGTCGCCTGTCCGTCGATGGCCCTGACGGTGGCCAGCGCCAGCAGCACCGCGATCAGCGTGATCGGGTACTCGATGGTGCTCGTGAAGAGCAGTGGCGCGCCGAGGCCGACCACGGCGCTCCCGAGCACGCCACCGCTCGACACCAGCAGGTAGTAGCGAGTGAGGGCAGACGGCGCCGGAGCGCGCACGGCCAGGTGGGCGTGCAAGGTCAGGCAGCCGAGCGAGAGCATCGTGAGCGTCACGGCGATGCCGATGGCCACCGGCCACTCGGGCAGCGCCAGCACGAGGCACAGCGTCGTCAGGGCGCTCAGCGTGGTGCGCGCGGGCACGCGGCGAATCTCGAAGGCCACGATGAAGGTCAGCAGGTACAGGGCCAGGGGCACCATCCAGAGGAAGGGCATCGCGGCGATGTCCTGCGTCAGGCGGGTCGTCGTGGCCTGCAGCAGCGCCGCAGGGACGGCCGACAGCAGCAGCCACAACGCCTGCGTGGAGAGGGCCGGCGCGGCGGCCGGCGCCGACGCTTCGGCGCGGCGTGGCGCGGCGACCGGCGGCACCCGTCGCATGCGGGCGACGATGCCCAGCATGACGAGGGTGTAAGCGGCGAACCCCACCGACCAGGCCGTGCCCTGCTGCCGCACGTCGAGATATGGCTCGACCAGGAACGGGTAGGTGACCAGGCCGAGGAGCGAGCCGACGTTGGACAGGGCGTACAACCGGTACGGCGAATCGTCGGGGAACAGGTCGGCGTACCACCGCTGGACGAGTGGGCTGGTGCTGGCCAGCACCATGAACGGCAGGCCCACGGCCGTGCCGATCAGCGCGGTGATCTGCCACACCGGCGAGCCGGCAGGCGACGGCTTCCAGTCCTCGCCGGGAGTGATCGGCGACGGCCACGCGAACGCACGAAGGCCGAGCAGCACGAGCACCGAGGCCAGCAGGGCGGCGTGCGTGGCCAGCTGCCGGCGGCGGGAGCCGCGCGTCGCGATGCCGTGCGCATAGGCGTAGCCGGCCAGGAGCAGCGCCTGGTAAATCACCAGAGCCGTCGACCACACCGCGGGCGCTCCGCCGAACCAGGGCAGCACCAGCTTGGCCAGCAGGAACTGGACCTGGAAGAGCAGGCAGGCGCCCAGGGCGACGGCCATGCCGAACGCTGCGGCGGCAAACCTCATGACGGCGGCGGGGTGTCCGGGCCGGGGTCGGGGGGCACCATCGGCGCCTGGCTCACCAACAGCGTGCGATGGGCGACGGGCAGCTCGATGCCTTCGTCCTCGAAGCTGCGCTTGACGCGGCGCAGGAACTCACGGCCGATCACCCACTGCTTGCTGGGGACCGTCTTCAGCCGCATCTTCACGTCGACGGCCGCATCGTTGAACCGGTCGACGCCCAGCACCTCCAGCGGACCGAGCATGAACGGCGCGAACTCGACGTCCTGCTGCATGCCGTCGGCGACCCGGGTGAGCACCTGCGTGACGCGGTCGGTGTCCTCGCGGATGTTGACGCTCACCGAGGTCACGTAGAACGAGAAGTCCTTGGTCTGGTTCGACAGCCGCTGGATGCTGCCGTTGGGAATCACGTGGACCGTGCCCGTCTCGTCGCGCAGGATGATGGTGCGCAGCGTGATGCGCTCGACCAGCCCGCCGGTCCCGTCGATGTTGGCCACGTCGCCGACCCGGATCTGGTCCTCGAGGATCAGGAAGAAGCCGCTGATGATGTCCTTGACCAGCGACTGGGCCCCGAAGCCGACCGCCAGGCCGACGATGCCGGCGCCGGTCAGGATGGGCGTGATGTCGACGTTCAACTCGCGCAGGATCATCAACAGCGAGATGGTCGACACCAGCACGTAGATGGTGTTCTGGATCAGGGTGCCGAGGGTCCGGGCCCGCTTGGCGCGCTCGATGACGTCGACGGTCGCCGAGGTGCCGATCTCGCCTTCGAGCCGCCGCACCACGAGCCCGGTCACGTGGACCACCAGCCACGCCAGCAGGGCGATCAGGGCGATCCGCAACCCCGAGCCCGTCAGCCAGGTCGCCAGGTGCTCCGGCGAGAGGCCGATGCGCGACTCGATCCCCACCATCGACATGGCAGGGAAGATCAGGACCGCCGCGACGAGCAGCGTGATGATGAAGCGCACCAGGCGCAGGGCCGCCCGGGTGGACTTGCGCTGGCTCAAGTCACCAGGGACGTGCCGGTTGATGCGTTCGACCAGGGCCGCCAGCACGCGCGACACCAGCTCGGCCACCAGGTAGGCGAGTGCCAGCACGATGACCCCGGCCAGCGTGGCACGCACCCAGTATGGGTAGCCTTCGAAGAGTCCCTGCAACATGGAAAGGCCGATGGCCGGGAAGCTACTTGCCGTAGAGCTCGCCCCGCCGCAGGCGCCGGTACATGTCCAGCGCGTCGTGGAGGATCGTCACCGCTTCGTCGGGACCGAGGAAGTCGGTGACCTCGACGGCCTTGTTCTCCAGGGTCTTGTAGTCCTCGAAGAAGCGCTTGATCTCGCGAAGGGTGTGCCCCGGCAGCTGGGTGTGGTCCATGTAGTCGTTGAACGCCGGGTCGAGGGTGCTGACGGCGATGATCTTGTCGTCCAGCCCCTTCTCGTCGCGCATCCGCATCACGCCGATGGCCCGGGCCTGCACCACGGTCAGGGGGTGCACCGGCTCCTGCCCGAGCACCAGGGCGTCGAGCGGGTCGCCATCGTCACAGAACGACCGGGGGATGAACCCGTAGTTGGCCGGGTAGTAGACCGCGCTGTAGAGCACCCGGTCCAGCCGCATCAGGCCCGACTCCTTGTCGAGCTCGTACTTGTTCTTGCTCCCCATCGGCACCTCGATGACGACGGGGAAGGTCTTCGCGATGAGGTGGTCGTCGACGTAGATGTCGTGCCAGGGATGCATGCCGGGGCAATTGTACCGTTCCGGCCAGGGACAAGGGACGAGGACGCAAGACACGAGGGAGACAAGGGACAAGGGGAGAGGCACAGGGGACGAGGGACGAGGCTGGGTGTGCGGCAGCGGCCGGTCGGAACGGCGGAAACGCGAGCTTGGGACGCTCGTGCCGTGACCCCCGTGGCTGGTCCTCGGTCCCTTGTTCCTGTCCCTCCTGCCTTGTCTTCCTTGTGACTGCGTACCCGTCCCTCGTCCCTCGCCCGCCCGGTACCCTCCCTTATGCATGGCCCGACCGCGATAAGCGCCGGCGGCGTCGCTGTCGTACTCTAGGACGGTTAAATGTCTCGCGTTGCCCACCACCTGTCCGCTGTCGTCGCGTCCTCCATCCGCCCGCGCCGCTCGCCGGCGCTGACGTCGCTCGTCCTGGCCGCCACGGCCGGGCTGGCCGCCTGCGGTGGCGGGCAGGGCAGCCCCGCCGCCAAGGGCGACGGGCGTGGCATCGCCCCCAAGGGCGCGCCGGTGCCGGTCAACGTCCGGCCGGCGCAGGAAGCCTCGCTCGAGCGGGCAGTCACGGTGAGCGGGACCCTGGCGGCCGAGGATCAGGTTGCGTTGGGGTTCAAGGTGGCAGGGCGGATCGAGACCATTGCGGTCGACCTCGGCAGCCGCGTCCAGCGCGGCCAGACCATCGCCCGGCTTGCTCCCG from Luteitalea sp. TBR-22 includes:
- a CDS encoding fused MFS/spermidine synthase, which produces MRFAAAAFGMAVALGACLLFQVQFLLAKLVLPWFGGAPAVWSTALVIYQALLLAGYAYAHGIATRGSRRRQLATHAALLASVLVLLGLRAFAWPSPITPGEDWKPSPAGSPVWQITALIGTAVGLPFMVLASTSPLVQRWYADLFPDDSPYRLYALSNVGSLLGLVTYPFLVEPYLDVRQQGTAWSVGFAAYTLVMLGIVARMRRVPPVAAPRRAEASAPAAAPALSTQALWLLLSAVPAALLQATTTRLTQDIAAMPFLWMVPLALYLLTFIVAFEIRRVPARTTLSALTTLCLVLALPEWPVAIGIAVTLTMLSLGCLTLHAHLAVRAPAPSALTRYYLLVSSGGVLGSAVVGLGAPLLFTSTIEYPITLIAVLLALATVRAIDGQATPGPAGARHRAIAMALAWVAGMVGAGLVLATFTSGADVVHASRSFFGPVRVRDEVHPSGARVRLLQHGTTLHGQQFLDEARRREPMAYYAHDSGIGRAFAAVHASATPVRVGVVGLGTGTLAVYGRPGDAFTFFEIDRRIVELSTTETPVFRYLRDSHAEVSVVEGDARLALERAPGSAFDILVIDAFCGDAVPAHLVTREAFTLYARHLRRRDSILAVHVSSRYLDLEDIVQAGGAAAGFSAVSVEHEPDAGHAVKTSWMLLSRDPARLSGLGTPRAAGPAEAWTDASSHLLDALRW
- a CDS encoding inorganic diphosphatase; its protein translation is MHPWHDIYVDDHLIAKTFPVVIEVPMGSKNKYELDKESGLMRLDRVLYSAVYYPANYGFIPRSFCDDGDPLDALVLGQEPVHPLTVVQARAIGVMRMRDEKGLDDKIIAVSTLDPAFNDYMDHTQLPGHTLREIKRFFEDYKTLENKAVEVTDFLGPDEAVTILHDALDMYRRLRRGELYGK
- a CDS encoding mechanosensitive ion channel family protein — its product is MRATLAGVIVLALAYLVAELVSRVLAALVERINRHVPGDLSQRKSTRAALRLVRFIITLLVAAVLIFPAMSMVGIESRIGLSPEHLATWLTGSGLRIALIALLAWLVVHVTGLVVRRLEGEIGTSATVDVIERAKRARTLGTLIQNTIYVLVSTISLLMILRELNVDITPILTGAGIVGLAVGFGAQSLVKDIISGFFLILEDQIRVGDVANIDGTGGLVERITLRTIILRDETGTVHVIPNGSIQRLSNQTKDFSFYVTSVSVNIREDTDRVTQVLTRVADGMQQDVEFAPFMLGPLEVLGVDRFNDAAVDVKMRLKTVPSKQWVIGREFLRRVKRSFEDEGIELPVAHRTLLVSQAPMVPPDPGPDTPPPS